Proteins from a genomic interval of Quercus robur chromosome 9, dhQueRobu3.1, whole genome shotgun sequence:
- the LOC126699256 gene encoding carboxylesterase 1-like isoform X1 — MSREETTKPIDPFKLLHIVENDDGTLKRLYEFPRTAAAPDDHDGSTPVITKDVILNPEHNTYVRIFLPRQALDNNTSTAKLPLIVYYRGGGFIILHVDSTPNHDFCYNMAHQLSAVVVSVEFRLAPEHRLPAAYDDSVEALHWIKTTHEKMIRDHVDCSKCYLMGTSAGGNIAYHVGLRVSEAVDDLEPLKIKGLLLHTPFFGATQRSESELRLIDDPVLPLSSTDLMWKMSLPIGSDRDHEYCNPTVGDEFDKIKKLGWLVVVTGCDGDQLIDSQKKLVEMFKKKGIKVETQFTEGDYHAAELVNPTKANKLFVYLSHFLEK, encoded by the coding sequence ATGTCTAGAGAAGAAACTACAAAGCCAATTGATCCATTTAAGCTTCTCCACATCGTTGAAAACGACGATGGTACTCTCAAACGTCTTTACGAATTTCCTCGAACCGCTGCTGCTCCTGATGATCACGATGGTTCCACGCCTGTGATCACCAAAGATGTAATTCTCAACCCAGAACACAACACCTATGTCCGCATATTCCTACCCCGTCAAGCCTTAGATAATAACACTAGCACCGCAAAACTTCCTCTCATCGTGTACTACCGTGGTGGTGGCTTTATTATTCTACATGTTGATTCCACACCTAATCATGACTTTTGTTACAACATGGCACATCAACTCTCCGCCGTGGTCGTCTCCGTTGAGTTCCGCCTCGCTCCCGAGCACCGCCTTCCCGCGGCGTACGATGATTCAGTGGAAGCGTTACATTGGATCAAGACTACACATGAAAAAATGATACGTGACCATGTTGATTGTTCCAAGTGTTATCTAATGGGTACTAGTGCTGGTGGCAATATAGCCTACCACGTGGGGCTACGTGTATCTGAAGCCGTAGATGATCTTGAACCATTGAAGATCAAAGGGCTTTTATTGCACACACCATTCTTTGGTGCAACACAGAGGAGTGAATCAGAGCTGAGGTTGATTGATGATCCAGTTTTGCCTCTAAGCAGTACTGATCTGATGTGGAAAATGTCTTTGCCAATTGGATCTGACCGTGACCATGAGTATTGCAATCCAACGGTGGGTGATGAATTTGATAAAATCAAGAAGCTGGGTTGGTTGGTTGTGGTGACGGGCTGTGATGGAGACCAATTGATTGACAGTCAAAAGAAACTGGTAGAGATGTTTAAGAAGAAAGGTATTAAGGTGGAAACACAATTTACTGAAGGAGATTATCATGCGGCGGAACTAGTTAACCCCACCAAAGCTAATAAACTATTTGTGTAC